In Haliscomenobacter hydrossis DSM 1100, the DNA window CTTCGCTCATTTCTTTTGTAGCGTACTGGGCACTAGGTATGCCCATCGCCTATTGGCTGATTTTTCACTTGAATTGGGGCGTACAAGGGGTTTGGATCGGATTTTTAATTGCACTGACTACGCAGGCGGTTTGGTTTACCTGGCGTTTCAATGAGTTGAGCAGGAGGCAGGTTTGATATCATTTTGAGGGTGGAGACCTTGCATGCTGTTATTGTAAAGGATTAATGACCATCAATCCATTTATCCCTGTAAAATCAGTGGTATTTCTTGTAATCAACACTTCTCCAAGTACCACTGCAGTAGCAGCAATAAGAGCATCACCTAAAGACATTTTCCTTGTTTTTCGGAGTTCAACTGCTGTATGGATTACCAAATCATCGACAGGCGCAATTTGCACAATCTTGAATAGGCTTTCAAAGTAGATGATTTGAGCAGGAGTAATTCGGTGAAAACCTAGCGTTTCGACTATGCTGATGGCAGAGGCAAAATTCCTAACATCGGTAACGTAAGAAAGCAATTGTGGTGCAAATTGTGCTTCTCCTGAATAGATGAGAATATTTGTATCGAGCAATGGCATAGTCTAAGCTGATTATCGAAAGGGTAAAGCCCGATCTTGACGGGATTCAATTTGATAACTTAGAGCATCTCCAAATGAATCCATGTCGCACCCCTTACTAACAACATCAATGGCAGCTTCGACCTCTTCTGGGCTAGTGGTTGTATTCTCTAAACTAGAAAAACGGATTTTGAGTTGCAGCAGCAAAGGCAACAAAATATCTAAATCACTTTGATTTGAAATTTCTAAAACCAGTTTTGTCATATCAAATAGGCATATGTAATGCTACAAAGTTATGCATTTTATTTTCTCCACACCAGTCCATTTACATGTTTTTCTTCCGCTCCCAATGGTTCAAATCTTCAATTTCTTGTAAAATGTACAAGTAGTTTTCATAACGCAGTGGGCTGATCTCTTCTTTTTCGAGGGCGGCTTTGACGGCACAATTGGGCTCGTTGCGGTGCAGACAAGCCCCACCGAAACGACACTGACTGGAAAGCGCAAAAAATTCCCTAAAATTGTGGGCAATTTGATTCGGTTCCAAATGGATAAAACCAAGGGTTTTGATGCCTGGAGTATCGATGATTTGACCACCAAAATCCAGCGGATGCATCTCCGCGAATGTGGTGGTGTGTTGACCTTTGCCGGAGTACTCCGAAATATCTCCTACCCGCAGATCCAGACTAGCTTGAATCTGGTTGAGTAAACTTGATTTGCCTACCCCCGATTGACCACTGAGCATGGTCACTTTGTCTTTGAGCAGAGCTTTCAATTCTTCTACTCCATCCCCCGTTTTTGCCGAAGCGAGAATCACGGTATAACCCAGGCCTTGGTACAAGTCTTCCATGTAGGCAAACACCTCAAAATCCGCATCTTCGTACAAGTCCGCTTTGTTGAATACGATGATGGTGGGAATTTCGTACGGCTCA includes these proteins:
- a CDS encoding type II toxin-antitoxin system VapC family toxin, whose translation is MPLLDTNILIYSGEAQFAPQLLSYVTDVRNFASAISIVETLGFHRITPAQIIYFESLFKIVQIAPVDDLVIHTAVELRKTRKMSLGDALIAATAVVLGEVLITRNTTDFTGINGLMVINPLQ
- the rsgA gene encoding ribosome small subunit-dependent GTPase A, producing the protein MQGIVIKSTGSWYQVRLEDGKVLDCRVVGKLRLNDLPLTNPIAVGDEVSLEMENETGNGLIKGVLPRKNYVVRQSPHRKHELHLLASNIDQALLVTTITNPRLKPGFIDRFLLMVEPYEIPTIIVFNKADLYEDADFEVFAYMEDLYQGLGYTVILASAKTGDGVEELKALLKDKVTMLSGQSGVGKSSLLNQIQASLDLRVGDISEYSGKGQHTTTFAEMHPLDFGGQIIDTPGIKTLGFIHLEPNQIAHNFREFFALSSQCRFGGACLHRNEPNCAVKAALEKEEISPLRYENYLYILQEIEDLNHWERKKNM